In Nanoarchaeota archaeon, the following proteins share a genomic window:
- a CDS encoding tetratricopeptide repeat protein, with protein sequence MADENSKAAAEDAANAVGRKPESPRVRPVYFVIAVVVFGLVIGMISIGEKSDMPTGKVLEPVAPSIFPEQIAEFNTVVAECNQYIAERDNNNTIDCLRKADAIKTDLKVVSALADLYYFTGNDGEAIAYYSRAIEIEPSDTRLRYNYALSLERMNRTEDALAQYAKAAGLESNYTAAINNRGILLQKLKRFNESKQEFENALAIEPNNTIILVNYANVLAEMNFKTEAEQKYRKAIQLSPNNTGIYKNFGQFLFMNGRYAEAKDMFDKSV encoded by the coding sequence ATGGCTGACGAAAATTCCAAAGCTGCTGCAGAAGATGCTGCTAATGCGGTCGGCAGAAAACCGGAAAGTCCGCGAGTCAGGCCGGTTTATTTTGTAATTGCTGTCGTTGTTTTTGGATTAGTAATTGGTATGATTTCTATCGGGGAAAAATCCGATATGCCCACAGGTAAAGTTCTTGAGCCTGTTGCGCCGAGCATTTTCCCTGAACAGATTGCTGAATTTAATACTGTCGTCGCAGAATGCAACCAATATATTGCAGAAAGGGACAACAATAATACAATAGATTGTTTGAGGAAGGCAGATGCGATTAAAACCGACCTGAAAGTTGTTTCTGCGCTTGCAGATCTTTATTATTTTACAGGGAATGATGGCGAGGCAATAGCATATTATTCGCGCGCAATAGAAATTGAGCCCAGTGATACGCGACTGAGGTATAATTACGCGCTTTCTCTTGAGCGAATGAACCGGACTGAAGATGCTCTTGCGCAATACGCAAAAGCCGCTGGCTTGGAGTCTAATTACACTGCTGCGATTAACAACCGGGGCATTCTTTTGCAGAAGCTCAAAAGATTCAATGAATCAAAGCAGGAATTTGAGAACGCGCTTGCGATTGAGCCTAACAACACCATAATTCTTGTTAACTATGCGAACGTGCTTGCTGAAATGAATTTTAAAACAGAGGCTGAGCAGAAGTACCGAAAGGCCATTCAGCTAAGCCCTAATAATACGGGAATTTATAAAAATTTCGGGCAGTTTCTTTTCATGAACGGCAGATATGCCGAGGCAAAGGATATGTTTGATAAATCGGTTTGA
- a CDS encoding RNase J family beta-CASP ribonuclease → MKFYSVSGYNEVGKNMSAIEVGDEVIILDMGIHLDKIVTLTEEERKVPTKELIDIGALPNDECLKGKNVVAIVLSHGHLDHCAAVPRMAERYGCPIVGTPFTLAIIKGLLADDGKSGLVKNLCQINHGETMRISKNFAVEMVHITHSIPQASMIALHTKEGIITYACDYKLDNNPTFGPKPDYKRIKQLGAEGVKLHISECLRVAEEARTPPEYVAKIMVNDAIDRAYEDNTAVIITSFASHITRLRNIIEANNGRREVIMLGRSLDSYVNAAKECKLIEADDIKIYGRRKTIAAALEKVKSHPEDFLLIATGNQGEPNSALSRLARKEFPFALRKQDQVIFSSEAIPNPINEANRYILKRNLYEQGARIMEHVHVSGHARREDHRDMLKMLQPQYVIPNHGETERLASFASLAMEEGWKLGDTVKIMSNGQSVGIK, encoded by the coding sequence ATGAAATTTTACTCAGTAAGCGGCTATAATGAAGTCGGAAAAAACATGTCTGCTATTGAAGTGGGCGATGAAGTGATAATTCTTGACATGGGAATACACCTTGACAAGATTGTGACACTGACAGAGGAGGAGCGCAAAGTTCCGACAAAAGAGCTGATTGATATTGGCGCACTTCCAAATGATGAATGCCTCAAAGGAAAAAATGTCGTTGCGATAGTGCTTTCCCACGGGCATTTGGATCACTGCGCAGCTGTTCCGAGGATGGCTGAGCGCTACGGGTGCCCGATTGTTGGAACGCCGTTTACTCTTGCGATTATAAAAGGCCTTCTTGCAGATGATGGAAAAAGCGGCCTTGTGAAGAATTTGTGCCAGATAAACCACGGCGAAACAATGCGGATTTCAAAGAATTTTGCTGTTGAGATGGTACACATAACGCACAGCATCCCGCAGGCGTCAATGATAGCACTGCATACAAAAGAAGGAATAATAACATATGCCTGCGACTATAAGCTTGACAACAACCCCACATTTGGGCCCAAGCCGGATTATAAGCGCATAAAACAACTTGGCGCAGAAGGCGTGAAACTGCACATAAGCGAATGCCTGCGCGTGGCAGAAGAAGCTCGCACCCCTCCGGAATATGTTGCCAAAATAATGGTTAATGATGCAATAGATCGTGCTTATGAGGACAATACCGCGGTTATCATAACGAGTTTTGCATCACACATAACACGGCTGCGCAATATAATCGAAGCAAATAACGGGCGTAGGGAAGTAATTATGCTTGGACGTTCGCTCGATTCGTACGTCAATGCCGCGAAAGAATGCAAGCTTATTGAGGCAGACGACATCAAGATTTATGGACGAAGAAAAACTATTGCAGCGGCGCTTGAAAAAGTGAAGAGTCATCCGGAAGACTTTCTACTTATTGCGACAGGAAATCAAGGAGAGCCGAATTCCGCGCTTTCAAGGCTTGCGAGAAAAGAGTTTCCATTTGCCTTGCGAAAGCAGGATCAGGTGATATTTTCTTCAGAAGCGATTCCGAATCCGATAAATGAGGCGAACCGTTATATTCTAAAGCGCAATTTGTATGAGCAGGGCGCGCGGATAATGGAGCACGTTCACGTTTCAGGGCATGCGCGCAGGGAAGACCACCGCGATATGTTGAAGATGCTTCAACCTCAGTATGTCATTCCGAACCACGGAGAAACAGAGCGGCTTGCGTCATTCGCATCCCTTGCAATGGAGGAGGGCTGGAAACTCGGCGACACTGTAAAGATAATGTCGAACGGGCAGAGCGTCGGGATAAAGTAG
- the corA gene encoding magnesium/cobalt transporter CorA, which yields MSRILKKMSKKAGLMPGSLIYLGDKSNAPVKITVFYYNEKKFQEREVRNVEDCFKYKEKTTITWINIDGIHRPDIVESIGKHYKIHPTILEDIMSAMQRPKAEIFDSHIFIVLNMLSYTDSEKKITSEQVSIILGKNFVISFQEGLEGDVFDSLRERIRAGTGHIRKAGADYLAYSLMDAVIDNYFIVLEKMGDETEVFEERLMKEPKHETLYNIHRLKREMLFMRKSVWPLRDMVGILLRGESRLISASTRIYLRDLYDHTVRIIDTVETYRDMLSGMIDLYLSTMSNKMNEVMKILTIIATIFIPLTFIVGVYGMNFNTGASPFNMPELNWYWGYAAVWVVMIAITISMLAYFRKRKWL from the coding sequence TTGTCGCGCATCCTAAAAAAAATGTCAAAAAAAGCAGGCCTTATGCCGGGAAGTCTCATATATCTTGGAGACAAAAGCAACGCTCCTGTAAAAATCACCGTATTCTATTACAATGAAAAAAAGTTCCAGGAAAGGGAAGTAAGAAATGTAGAAGATTGCTTCAAGTACAAAGAGAAGACCACAATCACCTGGATAAATATAGACGGCATTCACCGGCCGGATATCGTCGAGTCCATAGGCAAGCATTACAAGATACACCCAACAATTCTTGAAGATATAATGAGCGCAATGCAGCGGCCAAAAGCAGAGATCTTTGACAGCCATATTTTCATTGTGCTTAATATGCTGTCGTATACCGATTCTGAAAAAAAGATAACTTCTGAGCAGGTCAGCATCATATTGGGAAAGAATTTTGTCATATCATTTCAGGAAGGTCTGGAAGGGGATGTTTTTGATTCGCTTCGCGAACGGATTCGTGCGGGAACGGGGCATATAAGAAAAGCAGGGGCGGATTATCTGGCATACAGCCTTATGGATGCCGTTATTGATAACTATTTTATAGTATTGGAAAAGATGGGTGATGAAACCGAGGTGTTTGAAGAACGGCTCATGAAAGAGCCAAAGCATGAAACATTATATAACATTCATCGGCTGAAAAGGGAAATGCTTTTTATGCGCAAGTCAGTCTGGCCGCTGAGGGATATGGTCGGCATTCTTCTGAGAGGTGAATCGCGCTTGATAAGCGCGTCCACAAGAATTTATTTGAGAGACCTTTACGATCATACTGTGCGCATAATCGATACTGTGGAAACTTACCGCGACATGCTTTCCGGCATGATAGATCTATACCTTTCAACCATGAGCAACAAGATGAACGAAGTTATGAAAATCCTCACAATAATTGCGACGATATTCATCCCGCTGACATTCATTGTAGGCGTTTATGGGATGAATTTCAACACAGGCGCATCGCCATTCAATATGCCTGAACTCAACTGGTATTGGGGCTATGCTGCGGTTTGGGTTGTAATGATTGCAATAACAATTTCCATGCTGGCATACTTTCGAAAGAGAAAATGGCTATAA
- a CDS encoding NAD(P)/FAD-dependent oxidoreductase: protein MSEKSYDIIVVGAGISGLLSALALGKEGKKVLLLEKSGVVGGNCRTYEVQDTGFFVDTGVHAITGLDGGPLVKLMDAYFNSAPKFVPHGDYYVRYPEGFVRFPNTIKGFMNFKAISKSDRAKLTKTVLKAITHLSVVEKSDISAYDFVKDEGLSDASLRLIDALSYFSSGISMKETPAWRILSAGGLVNDGDRKITEKISDFFKLAVNKSYHEQGYPLGGIQTITNCVLQSFTKNVGVKTNEEVVKLTEKNNGFRVETKKEEYSCDTIIYSGEVKNLPKLTDMPNEWAASAKKLKQSKAMTIWLGLKNPINTMNYRGSELWFSSGAPYWAMPTTGYDPHLAPAGKQLIGFSAFLHPDEDPIKHEKHLLETIYSAIPGIEDHVEMRHTQILIPEKAAISTNIKFPEVRTPIKNMYVVGTDTDMRSMGVTRASYSVIEMLKAMRYLPQ from the coding sequence ATGTCAGAAAAATCATATGATATAATTGTTGTCGGCGCGGGAATTTCCGGCCTTCTGTCAGCGCTTGCTCTCGGAAAAGAAGGAAAAAAAGTTCTTCTGCTTGAAAAATCCGGTGTTGTTGGCGGAAACTGCAGGACTTATGAAGTCCAGGACACGGGTTTTTTTGTCGACACCGGCGTGCATGCGATAACCGGGCTGGATGGCGGCCCGCTCGTAAAACTAATGGATGCATACTTTAATTCCGCCCCAAAATTTGTGCCTCATGGTGATTATTATGTGCGTTATCCTGAAGGTTTCGTGCGTTTCCCAAACACCATAAAAGGATTCATGAACTTCAAAGCCATTTCAAAATCAGATCGAGCAAAGCTTACAAAAACAGTTCTTAAGGCAATAACACACCTAAGCGTAGTTGAAAAAAGCGACATATCTGCTTACGATTTCGTCAAAGACGAAGGATTAAGCGATGCAAGCCTGCGGCTCATTGATGCACTTTCGTATTTCTCAAGCGGCATTTCAATGAAAGAAACTCCAGCATGGCGCATATTAAGCGCCGGCGGGCTTGTTAATGACGGCGACAGAAAGATAACTGAAAAAATATCTGATTTTTTCAAGCTTGCGGTAAACAAAAGCTACCATGAACAAGGCTATCCCCTTGGTGGAATACAGACAATAACTAATTGTGTGCTTCAATCATTTACGAAAAATGTTGGTGTGAAAACAAATGAAGAAGTTGTAAAACTAACTGAGAAAAATAACGGTTTTAGAGTTGAAACAAAAAAAGAAGAATATTCATGCGATACAATAATCTATTCCGGAGAGGTAAAAAACCTGCCGAAGCTTACAGACATGCCAAACGAATGGGCGGCATCTGCAAAAAAACTGAAGCAATCAAAAGCAATGACAATATGGCTGGGCCTCAAAAATCCGATTAATACGATGAATTATCGCGGCTCAGAATTGTGGTTTTCCAGCGGAGCGCCCTATTGGGCAATGCCAACAACAGGATATGACCCGCATCTTGCACCGGCCGGAAAACAGCTGATAGGATTCAGCGCATTTCTACACCCTGATGAGGATCCGATAAAACATGAGAAACACCTTCTTGAAACAATATATTCTGCAATTCCAGGAATAGAAGATCATGTAGAAATGAGGCATACTCAAATACTAATCCCTGAAAAAGCGGCGATATCCACGAATATAAAATTCCCTGAAGTAAGAACGCCGATAAAAAATATGTATGTGGTTGGAACTGACACAGATATGAGGAGCATGGGTGTGACACGCGCCTCTTACTCTGTTATTGAAATGCTGAAAGCGATGAGGTATCTCCCCCAATAA
- a CDS encoding magnesium transporter CorA family protein, with product MISVFKKTIRDKELQQIDEPKVGSWISLVDPTEEEINKIVDELELDRKNLTDALDEYELPRIEKEEGVMYVLIKTPIEEQDAIYTIPIGIVVTKDYIITITKKTNSVIESVLSKNKNICTTQKINFMIHLFLLVSDKYDQYLKKISKDIKRRKTKMADLSNEDIINIIKQEEVLNDFISSFLPTVNIFEKLLGGKYIPLYQNDKDIIEDVLINSRQTLDLCRSNIKTATNIREAYSTVLSNNLNKTIKLLTVFTIILAIPTTIASLFGMNVLLPMKDNPHMFLYILSFVFGITLLLVYIFFRKKWI from the coding sequence ATGATTTCAGTTTTCAAAAAAACCATTCGTGATAAAGAGCTCCAGCAGATTGATGAGCCGAAAGTGGGCTCGTGGATTTCTCTTGTTGATCCTACTGAAGAAGAAATAAACAAGATTGTTGATGAGCTGGAGCTTGACCGCAAGAATCTTACTGATGCGCTTGACGAATACGAGCTTCCAAGAATAGAAAAAGAAGAAGGCGTAATGTATGTTCTTATAAAAACACCGATTGAAGAGCAAGATGCAATATACACAATTCCAATAGGCATTGTCGTGACCAAAGATTACATCATAACAATAACAAAGAAAACGAATAGCGTTATAGAAAGCGTATTGTCAAAAAATAAGAACATCTGCACAACACAAAAAATCAATTTTATGATACATTTATTTCTTCTTGTGAGTGATAAGTACGATCAATATCTGAAAAAAATATCCAAGGATATCAAGCGCAGAAAAACAAAGATGGCGGATCTTTCAAATGAAGACATAATTAATATTATTAAGCAAGAGGAAGTGCTTAACGATTTCATTTCATCTTTTTTGCCAACTGTAAATATTTTCGAAAAGCTTTTGGGCGGAAAATATATTCCGCTTTATCAGAATGACAAAGACATTATAGAAGACGTCCTCATAAATTCCAGGCAGACGCTTGACCTTTGCAGGAGCAACATAAAGACAGCAACAAACATACGTGAGGCGTATTCTACAGTGCTTTCAAACAACCTGAACAAGACAATAAAGCTCCTCACTGTTTTTACAATAATCCTTGCCATTCCGACAACAATCGCGAGCCTGTTCGGCATGAATGTATTGCTGCCGATGAAGGATAATCCGCACATGTTTTTGTACATCCTGTCTTTTGTGTTTGGAATAACGTTGCTATTGGTATATATTTTTTTCAGGAAAAAGTGGATATGA
- a CDS encoding redox-regulated ATPase YchF encodes MSFTIGLVGKPSAGKSTFFKAATLADIAIAAYPFTTIKPNFGTGYVRVACADKDFGVQCNPRFGMCKDHMRFVPVEMIDVAGLVPGAHEGKGLGNQFLSDLSNADVLIHVIDASGSTNEKGENVVAGTHNPAIDVKFLEDEIDLWYASIIERHWFKISRAANMQKKNIEGQLSELLSSFKVTDKTITEGIVALALPANPEAWTPEHRKALARHIRRDTKKILVAANKMDISTAEKNIESLKKEFPDILFVPCSSEMELALREAARKGMIDYVPGNDDFKILTPDALNDKQKVGLEMMSKFLKKWGTTGVQNVLDAAVFDFLKYIAIFPGGVNKLTDSKGNVLPDCFLLPPGANARDFAYALHTDFGKHFLYAIDVRTKKRIAGDAELKHRDVVEIIHASK; translated from the coding sequence ATGAGTTTTACCATAGGCCTTGTAGGAAAACCATCGGCAGGAAAATCGACATTCTTTAAAGCGGCAACGCTTGCGGATATTGCAATAGCGGCATATCCATTTACAACAATAAAGCCGAATTTTGGCACCGGCTATGTGAGAGTCGCATGCGCGGACAAAGATTTTGGCGTGCAATGCAACCCGCGATTCGGTATGTGCAAAGACCACATGCGATTTGTGCCTGTTGAAATGATTGATGTGGCAGGGCTTGTTCCTGGCGCGCATGAGGGAAAAGGCCTCGGCAACCAGTTCTTGAGCGACCTCTCAAATGCTGATGTCCTGATACATGTAATCGATGCCTCCGGCTCGACAAATGAAAAAGGCGAAAATGTAGTTGCTGGAACACACAATCCTGCAATAGATGTAAAATTCCTTGAGGATGAAATAGACTTGTGGTATGCCTCAATCATTGAACGCCACTGGTTTAAGATATCGCGCGCGGCAAACATGCAGAAAAAAAATATTGAGGGGCAGTTATCAGAATTGCTTTCAAGCTTCAAAGTAACTGACAAAACAATAACCGAAGGCATTGTAGCTCTCGCTCTTCCGGCAAACCCGGAGGCTTGGACTCCGGAACATCGAAAGGCTCTTGCAAGACATATTCGGCGCGACACAAAAAAAATACTTGTTGCCGCAAACAAAATGGATATTTCAACAGCAGAAAAAAACATTGAGTCGCTTAAAAAAGAGTTCCCGGACATTCTTTTTGTTCCGTGCTCGTCAGAGATGGAGCTTGCGCTAAGGGAAGCTGCGCGCAAAGGCATGATAGATTATGTGCCCGGAAATGATGACTTTAAGATTCTTACGCCGGATGCGCTGAACGACAAGCAGAAAGTAGGGCTTGAGATGATGTCGAAGTTCCTAAAAAAATGGGGAACGACCGGTGTGCAGAATGTTCTTGACGCCGCAGTGTTTGATTTCCTGAAATACATCGCGATTTTTCCGGGGGGTGTAAACAAGCTAACAGATAGTAAAGGCAATGTTTTGCCGGACTGCTTTCTTCTTCCGCCGGGAGCGAATGCGCGCGACTTCGCATACGCGCTTCATACTGATTTTGGAAAGCACTTTCTTTACGCAATCGATGTCAGGACAAAAAAGCGCATAGCAGGGGATGCAGAACTTAAGCACCGAGATGTTGTTGAAATTATACACGCATCGAAATAA
- a CDS encoding HD domain-containing protein produces MENREKIVRETEAFVRCSVPKTRQPEEAYLRHVFGARNYARHLAEIYHADIFTVIMAALLHDIGADAGDEKHAKESVKIAKQFLEEFKLDKRTRDKIFGAIKAHPLGTPVEGMEQRILQDADGIIFIEDTYKSYFDEQKKNLAPTEAKARSIEKTRAMMGKIKTDEGIKIANKFLESAMKHLENAF; encoded by the coding sequence ATGGAAAACAGGGAGAAAATAGTCAGAGAAACTGAAGCTTTTGTTAGGTGCAGCGTGCCGAAAACAAGGCAGCCCGAAGAAGCATACCTCAGGCACGTATTCGGCGCAAGGAATTACGCGCGCCACCTTGCGGAAATATATCATGCGGATATTTTCACGGTTATCATGGCTGCGCTTCTGCACGATATCGGCGCCGATGCAGGCGATGAAAAACACGCAAAAGAAAGCGTGAAAATAGCTAAGCAATTTCTTGAAGAGTTCAAGCTTGATAAAAGGACGCGCGACAAAATATTCGGAGCCATAAAAGCGCATCCTCTTGGCACTCCTGTTGAAGGAATGGAGCAGAGAATATTGCAGGATGCCGACGGGATAATTTTCATTGAGGATACCTACAAATCATATTTTGACGAGCAGAAAAAGAATCTTGCGCCAACAGAAGCAAAGGCAAGAAGCATTGAAAAGACGCGCGCGATGATGGGTAAAATCAAGACCGATGAAGGAATAAAAATCGCAAATAAGTTTCTTGAAAGCGCGATGAAGCATCTTGAAAATGCTTTCTGA
- the alaS gene encoding alanine--tRNA ligase: protein MPVPIAPQKALELEMKRAFKLKAQAEPEKYYPVAVLKAEGFRRKKCAKCGTFFWSTDSERTVCGEPDCSGGYTFIGNTPAKAKMDYVETWQKFASTFKKFGYTPIARYPVAARWRDDTDFVQASIYDFQPYVVSGEVDPPANPLVVPQFCLRFNDIDNVGITGRHYSGFVMIGQHAFMKPKDYAPHDYLRHIYTWLTEGVKIPKEHLQFHEDAWAGGGNMGPSIEFFSGGLELGNQVYMQYDVKSGAVKDLNIKVLDMGTGQERYSWFTNGASTSYETVFPTVSEKLYKLTGIAPNKEIFKKFLPLSGLLNIDEVADIEKTWAQIAKKIGIDAKQLKEHIMPLAGIYSIGDHTRSLLVALSDGVLPSNVGGGYNLRVLLRRSLDISNKYGWNVDLNDVCEWHAKYLKAQYPELLENLEEVKKIIEVEKRKYAETKEKSRKIVSGLSEKDATESKLIELYDSNGISPEMLKSAGLKITIPDDFYKKVAERHEKVAAKAETKKAKTFNLSSIPETNILYFDNYALLNFDAKVLKIIEGKYIVLDKTAFYPTSGGQMHDMGKINGIEIADVFKQGNVIIHELKAPASSFKEGETVKCDIEKSRRLQLAQHHTSAHIINGAARIILGSHIWQAGAEKTLDKGRLDITHYDSLDSNEIKKIEAIANKIVKDAIPVQSMLLPRTDAEKKYGFRLYQGGAVPGKRLRAIIIEGVDVEACGGTHLKNTKEAEIIKIIGSSKIQDGVVRIEFAAGNAAKKYEIGAQKELQELNAFFESLSPQIKVNEKDIEKIAQIFSVPREKVLETLMRFAEEYAIQKSKINELRENLSKENIKYEAGKKYVDLQEFAKGIKRKNPEDFSRELFARWKEERKDIEYLAQKIAEVKAKLIKSGDVKLVDFDAQTMRNIAERLDKVLLVNKSGIFVFKGNDAEFEKLKSLGAKGGGAEVKQGKFDVKLFDNLKELFHR from the coding sequence ATGCCGGTCCCAATCGCGCCGCAGAAAGCGCTGGAATTAGAAATGAAGCGCGCCTTCAAGCTAAAAGCCCAGGCAGAGCCTGAAAAATACTATCCCGTAGCTGTGCTCAAAGCAGAAGGCTTCCGGAGAAAAAAATGCGCGAAATGCGGAACATTCTTCTGGTCGACAGACTCCGAAAGAACAGTGTGCGGCGAGCCTGATTGCTCCGGCGGCTACACATTTATCGGAAACACGCCTGCAAAAGCCAAAATGGACTATGTCGAAACATGGCAGAAATTCGCATCAACATTCAAAAAGTTCGGCTACACCCCGATTGCGCGATATCCGGTTGCCGCAAGATGGCGGGACGACACGGATTTTGTTCAGGCATCGATTTATGATTTTCAGCCGTATGTAGTGTCAGGCGAAGTAGACCCTCCTGCAAACCCGCTTGTTGTGCCGCAATTCTGCCTGCGATTTAACGATATTGATAATGTAGGCATTACCGGAAGGCATTATTCCGGATTTGTCATGATTGGGCAACATGCGTTCATGAAGCCAAAGGATTACGCGCCGCATGATTATCTGCGCCACATATACACGTGGCTGACTGAAGGCGTTAAAATTCCGAAAGAGCATTTGCAATTCCATGAGGATGCTTGGGCCGGCGGAGGGAATATGGGGCCTTCAATTGAATTTTTTTCAGGAGGGCTTGAACTCGGAAATCAAGTATATATGCAGTACGATGTAAAATCCGGCGCTGTGAAAGACCTTAATATCAAAGTACTTGACATGGGCACCGGGCAGGAAAGATACTCATGGTTCACAAACGGCGCAAGCACAAGCTATGAAACTGTTTTTCCGACAGTTTCAGAAAAGCTTTACAAACTGACAGGAATCGCGCCGAATAAAGAGATATTCAAAAAATTCCTTCCGCTATCAGGCCTTCTGAATATCGATGAGGTCGCAGACATTGAAAAAACATGGGCGCAAATCGCAAAGAAAATCGGCATTGACGCAAAGCAATTAAAAGAGCACATCATGCCTCTTGCAGGAATTTATTCAATCGGCGACCATACAAGATCGCTGCTTGTCGCGCTTTCTGATGGAGTTCTGCCATCTAATGTCGGAGGCGGATACAATCTGCGCGTGCTTCTTAGAAGATCGCTTGACATCTCAAACAAGTATGGCTGGAATGTAGACTTAAACGATGTCTGCGAATGGCATGCAAAATACCTGAAAGCGCAATATCCCGAGCTTCTGGAAAACCTTGAAGAAGTAAAAAAGATAATTGAAGTCGAAAAAAGAAAATACGCCGAGACAAAGGAAAAATCGCGAAAAATAGTTTCAGGGCTTTCTGAAAAAGACGCAACCGAAAGCAAGCTGATCGAGCTTTACGACTCAAACGGCATCAGCCCGGAAATGCTGAAATCTGCAGGCCTGAAAATAACTATTCCTGACGATTTCTACAAAAAAGTCGCGGAAAGGCATGAGAAGGTTGCAGCAAAGGCGGAAACAAAAAAGGCAAAAACATTTAACCTAAGCAGCATTCCTGAAACAAATATTCTGTACTTTGACAATTACGCGCTGCTGAATTTCGATGCAAAAGTACTGAAAATAATTGAAGGCAAATATATTGTCCTTGACAAAACCGCGTTCTATCCGACATCTGGCGGGCAGATGCACGACATGGGGAAAATAAATGGAATTGAAATCGCAGATGTTTTTAAGCAAGGAAATGTCATAATCCATGAACTAAAAGCTCCGGCAAGTTCGTTTAAAGAAGGCGAAACAGTAAAGTGCGATATTGAAAAATCAAGAAGACTGCAGCTTGCTCAGCACCACACATCCGCACACATCATAAACGGCGCGGCTAGAATTATACTTGGCAGCCACATCTGGCAGGCGGGTGCGGAAAAAACTCTTGATAAAGGAAGGCTGGACATAACTCATTATGATTCTCTTGACAGCAATGAAATCAAAAAAATTGAGGCGATTGCAAACAAGATTGTAAAAGACGCGATTCCGGTCCAAAGCATGCTGCTTCCAAGAACCGATGCGGAAAAGAAATACGGTTTTAGATTGTATCAGGGCGGCGCAGTTCCGGGAAAGCGCCTGCGCGCGATAATAATCGAAGGCGTTGATGTCGAAGCCTGCGGAGGAACGCATCTGAAAAACACAAAAGAAGCCGAAATCATAAAAATAATCGGCTCAAGCAAGATACAGGACGGCGTTGTGCGCATCGAATTCGCGGCAGGAAATGCCGCAAAAAAATACGAAATAGGCGCGCAAAAAGAATTGCAGGAATTAAATGCATTCTTTGAAAGCCTCTCCCCGCAGATTAAAGTGAATGAAAAAGATATTGAGAAAATCGCGCAAATATTTTCTGTGCCAAGGGAGAAAGTCCTTGAAACGCTTATGCGCTTTGCGGAAGAATACGCAATCCAAAAATCAAAAATAAATGAGCTTCGCGAAAATCTTTCAAAAGAAAACATAAAATATGAAGCGGGAAAAAAATATGTGGATCTCCAGGAATTTGCAAAAGGCATCAAACGCAAAAATCCTGAAGACTTCTCGCGCGAGTTATTTGCGCGCTGGAAAGAAGAACGCAAAGACATTGAATATCTGGCGCAAAAAATTGCGGAAGTAAAAGCAAAGCTGATAAAATCAGGCGATGTGAAGCTTGTTGATTTTGACGCCCAAACAATGCGCAATATTGCAGAACGGCTTGACAAGGTCCTGCTTGTGAACAAATCAGGAATTTTTGTTTTTAAGGGAAACGATGCAGAATTCGAAAAGCTGAAAAGCCTTGGCGCAAAAGGCGGTGGCGCCGAAGTGAAGCAAGGAAAGTTTGACGTAAAACTGTTTGATAATTTAAAAGAACTATTTCATAGGTGA